From the Erythrolamprus reginae isolate rEryReg1 chromosome Z, rEryReg1.hap1, whole genome shotgun sequence genome, one window contains:
- the LOC139153515 gene encoding serum albumin-like, with protein MKWVIFISLLCLASLAELKNLPRRYRHVEHETEILCLASQISADDFSAITLILYFQTLPNATVEEVKKLSADVIALHQKCVADKSSDPQCTKPLGLVFLDILCHDEELSQKYGIHDCCAKPDPERNECVLAHKISSIGSISPFVRPSAEQTCQAYQEDQNAVLLKYLREVSRRYPKAIVVVIIGAAKIYKQVLETCCAEADKDACFLERATEAKKKFREIIEEQEYTCFNLKHYGKDKLHALKFIETHEKFINANQETISHIAKKVVHIYEEICKGDSLEALLDRAALSKYVCDHKDAISSNVGPCCERPLVERPICIATLENDARSPDLPPPSGEILKETEACKSYAEHRDDYKDSFLFTLGINHPGYSKLIDLELLEKYEILLEKCCKLEESVQCLHSGEEQLKSYITKITEVVKKNCNNYKELGSYFFQNEYLIKYSKIIPQGQNSDLIELTEEVAKIAEKCCGLDGDHQVSCALEHTDKLVGSVCHHHEEHFTNKQIDHCCDSSFITRWECISNLGPDPLYTAPPFKPEVLDAPEHLCLSEEKTVQTSKQGLLCDLIKSKPNISDENLAVAILAFRELQTTCCAAENKKECFDTKGQKLVEQIQSGQLTA; from the exons ATGAAGTGGGTAATATTCATTTCTTTGCTTTGCTTGGCAAGCTTGGCTGAATTGAAAAACCTACCTAGAAGATATCGGCATGTTG AACATGAAACCGAGATCCTCTGTCTTGCCTCTCAAATATCAGCTGATGATTTTTCTGCTAT TACTTTAATTTTATACTTTCAAACTCTACCAAATGCCACAGTTGAGGAGGTGAAAAAATTGTCGGCAGATGTTATAGCACTTCACCAGAAATGTGTTGCTGATAAATCGTCAGACCCACAATGTACAAAGCCTTTG GGCTTAGTTTTCCTGGATATACTCTGCCATGATGAAGAGTTGTCCCAAAAATATGGAATTCATGACTGTTGTGCTAAGCCTGATCCAGAAAGAAATGAATGTGTTTTAGCCCATAAAATCTCATCTATAGGAAGTATTTCTCCCTTTGTTCGTCCAAGTGCAGAACAAACTTGTCAAGCATATCAGGAAGACCAAAATGCTGTTCTACTCAA aTATCTACGTGAAGTCTCCAGAAGATATCCTAAAGCAATAGTTGTTGTAATCATTGGGGCAGCTAAAATCTATAAGCAAGTCCTGGAAACTTGCTGTGCAGAAGCTGACAAAGATGCCTGTTTCCTTGAAagg GCAACAGAAGCCAAAAAGAAGTTCAGGGAAATAATTGAAGAACAGGAATATACTTGTTTTAATCTGAAGCATTATGGAAAAGATAAGTTACATGCATT gAAATTTATTGAGACACACGAGAAGTTCATAAATGCTAACCAGGAAACCATATCCCATATTGCTAAAAAAGTTGTGCACATCTATGAAGAAATCTGTAAGGGGGATTCCCTGGAGGCTTTACTTGACAGA GCAGCCCTGTCAAAATATGTCTGTGACCACAAAGATGCTATATCTTCTAACGTTGGTCCTTGCTGTGAAAGGCCTCTGGTGGAAAGGCCTATCTGCATTGCTACATTGGAAAATGATGCAAGATCTCCAGATCTGCCCCCACCATCTGGAGAAATCTTAAAGGAGACAGAAGCATGTAAATCTTATGCTGAACACAGAGATGACTACAAGGATAG cTTCCTCTTTACATTAGGAATAAATCACCCTGGATATTCTAAACTGATTGATCTGGAACTTTtggaaaaatatgaaatattgctGGAAAAATGCTGCAAACTGGAAGAGAGTGTACAGTGTTTGCATTCAGGG GAAGAGCAACTTAAATCATATATTACTAAAATCACTGAAGTTGTGAAGAAGAATTGTAATAATTATAAAGAATTAGGATCATACTTCTTCCAAAATga atatttgatCAAGTATAGCAAAATTATACCACAGGGTCAAAATTCAGATCTGATTGAGTTAACTGAAGAAGTGGCAAAGATTGCTGAGAAATGCTGTGGTTTAGATGGTGATCACCAAGTCTCGTGTGCTTTAGAACAT aCAGATAAACTGGTAGGATCTGTATGTCATCATCACGAAGAACatttcacaaacaaacaaattgaccATTGCTGTGATTCCTCCTTTATCACTCGTTGGGAATGTATCAGTAACTTAGGACCAGATCCACTTTACACTGCTCCTCCATTCAAACCTGAAGTACTGGATGCCCCTGAACATTTGTGCCTATCTGAAGAAAAGACTGTACAGACAAGTAAGCAAGg TTTGCTTTGTGACTTGATAAAATCCAAACCTAATATCTCAGATGAAAACCTTGCCGTTGCAATCTTAGCTTTCCGTGAGCTTCAGACAACTTGCTGTGCAGCTGAAAACAAAAAGGAATGCTTTGACACAAAG